In Arsenicicoccus dermatophilus, a genomic segment contains:
- a CDS encoding TIGR03936 family radical SAM-associated protein — protein MARQRTPEGPPPPPAVQKIRLRYAKRGRLRFSSTRDFQRALERALRRAGVPMAYSAGFHPHPKISYANAAPTGTASEAEYFEIAVTERVDPDRVRAALDLALPEGIDVLEAADALPGSLADRLLASEWIVELRGLSEEQRGQVERTVAAFRSAEQVEISRMTKSGLRTFDVRSAVLDLDLDTAAGRARSAGVATSEGAVLLRAIVRHTTPAVRPDDLVTALRATGEGLPEVTPLMTRLVQGPLDEADLAIGDPLV, from the coding sequence ATGGCTCGTCAGCGCACCCCCGAAGGCCCTCCTCCGCCGCCCGCGGTCCAGAAGATCCGGCTGCGCTACGCGAAGCGGGGACGGCTGCGGTTCAGCTCGACCCGGGACTTCCAGCGGGCCCTGGAGCGGGCGCTGCGCCGGGCGGGCGTGCCGATGGCCTACTCCGCGGGCTTCCACCCGCACCCCAAGATCAGCTATGCCAACGCCGCGCCGACGGGAACCGCGTCCGAGGCGGAGTACTTCGAGATCGCGGTGACCGAGCGTGTCGACCCGGACCGGGTCCGCGCCGCCCTGGACCTGGCCCTGCCCGAGGGGATCGACGTCCTGGAGGCCGCGGACGCGCTGCCCGGATCGCTCGCCGACCGGCTGCTGGCCTCGGAGTGGATCGTCGAGCTGCGTGGCCTGTCGGAGGAGCAGCGCGGGCAGGTCGAGCGCACCGTGGCGGCCTTCCGGTCGGCCGAGCAGGTGGAGATCAGCCGTATGACGAAGTCCGGGCTGCGGACCTTCGACGTGCGCTCCGCGGTCCTCGACCTGGACCTGGACACCGCCGCCGGCCGTGCCCGCAGCGCGGGGGTGGCCACGAGCGAGGGCGCGGTCCTGCTGCGGGCGATCGTCCGTCACACCACGCCCGCGGTGCGACCCGACGACCTCGTCACCGCCCTGCGGGCGACGGGGGAGGGGCTGCCCGAGGTGACCCCCCTGATGACGCGGCTGGTGCAGGGGCCCCTCGACGAGGCCGACCTGGCGATCGGAGATCCCCTCGTCTGA
- a CDS encoding FAD-binding and (Fe-S)-binding domain-containing protein has translation MTAVPTAELLQDLARAGVRDVRADDLTRGIYATDASLYRVAPQVVVLPHDAAEVAAVLDVCRRTATPLTSRGAGTSCAGNAAGPGVVLDFSRHMGRVLSLDPQARTAVVQPGAVHATLQRAALPHGVRFGPDPSSHTRCTVGGMIGNNACGNRALGYGRTSDNVVGLRALLASGDELRCTTGVLGDPPTVAGAPDVVAGLREVTGQHLATIRTELGRFGRQVSGYACEHLLPERGLDVGRMLVGSEGTLAVVTEATVRLVTDPAARTLVVLGFDDIYAAGDVAPLMRELGAVASEGIDRRIVDVVRARLGDQAVPDLPDGDAWLFVEPVGDSAEEVRERALALVARVGARSHRIVDDPREAAALWRIREDGAGLAGRTPRDRPGHAGWEDAAVPPECFGAYLRDVDALLAEHDLTGLPYGHFGDGCLHVRLDFPLDRPGGTGAFRAFLLASADLVARYGGSVSGEHGDGRARSELLPRMYSPQAIDLFRGVKAAMDPTGLLNPGVLVDPDPVDAHLRVPAAQVISTRTERLAFGYAADDGDFTQAVHRCTGVGRCRAEHPAGSASVMCPSYLATREEKDSTRGRARALQEMLSPFSQIQDWRSPALHEALDLCLSCKGCASDCPTGIDMATYKAEVLHQTYRGRLRPPAHYALGWLPAWSRMAARAPRLTNALMAAPGVARVGTRAAGVDPRRSLPRFATQTFRAWFAEQEPPAGPAPHGQVVVFVDSFVEHFAPQVGQDAVAVLRAAGYEPVVTGRQVCCGLTWISTGQLDAARRILGGSVAELEPWVARGVPVVGLEPSCTAALRHDAVELLGTEAAARVAGGVLTLAELLQRTEGWAAPDLSGLEVVAQPHCHHASVLGWSPDAEVLRSSGARVTRLGGCCGLAGNFGVEQGHYEVSVAVAEQQLLPALRAAAPGAILLADGFSCRTQAADLAGREGVHLATLLAAHLPDA, from the coding sequence ATGACCGCCGTGCCCACCGCCGAGCTGCTGCAGGACCTCGCCCGGGCGGGGGTGCGTGACGTCCGGGCCGACGACCTCACCCGGGGGATCTACGCCACCGACGCGTCGCTCTACCGCGTGGCACCCCAGGTGGTCGTCCTGCCGCACGACGCCGCTGAGGTCGCAGCCGTCCTGGACGTATGCCGTCGCACGGCGACTCCCCTCACCAGCCGCGGGGCGGGCACCTCGTGCGCGGGCAACGCCGCGGGTCCTGGCGTGGTGCTGGACTTCTCGCGGCACATGGGGCGGGTCCTGTCCCTCGACCCGCAGGCCCGCACCGCGGTGGTGCAGCCGGGCGCCGTGCACGCCACCCTCCAGCGGGCGGCGCTGCCGCACGGCGTGAGGTTCGGTCCGGACCCGTCCAGCCACACCCGGTGCACGGTCGGCGGGATGATCGGCAACAACGCCTGCGGCAACCGGGCGCTGGGCTACGGCCGCACCTCGGACAACGTCGTCGGGCTGCGGGCGCTGCTCGCCTCCGGTGACGAGCTGCGCTGCACCACCGGGGTGCTCGGCGACCCGCCCACGGTCGCGGGCGCGCCCGACGTGGTCGCCGGCCTCCGGGAGGTGACCGGGCAGCACCTGGCCACGATCCGCACCGAGCTGGGGCGCTTCGGTCGGCAGGTGTCCGGCTATGCCTGCGAGCACCTGCTCCCCGAGCGGGGACTCGACGTGGGCCGGATGCTCGTGGGCTCGGAGGGGACCCTCGCCGTGGTCACCGAGGCGACCGTGCGGCTGGTGACCGACCCCGCGGCGCGGACGCTGGTGGTGCTGGGCTTCGACGACATCTACGCCGCGGGCGACGTGGCGCCGCTGATGCGTGAGCTGGGGGCCGTCGCCTCGGAGGGGATCGACCGGCGGATCGTGGACGTGGTGCGGGCCCGGCTCGGGGACCAGGCCGTGCCGGACCTGCCCGACGGCGACGCCTGGCTCTTCGTGGAGCCCGTGGGCGACAGCGCCGAGGAGGTCCGCGAGCGCGCGCTCGCCCTGGTCGCGCGGGTGGGAGCACGCTCCCACCGGATCGTCGACGACCCGCGAGAGGCTGCGGCCCTGTGGCGGATCCGCGAGGACGGCGCCGGGCTGGCAGGCCGCACCCCGCGCGACCGCCCGGGCCACGCCGGGTGGGAGGACGCGGCCGTGCCGCCGGAGTGCTTCGGGGCCTACCTGCGTGACGTCGACGCGCTGCTCGCCGAGCATGACCTGACCGGGCTGCCCTACGGCCACTTCGGCGACGGCTGCCTGCACGTCCGGCTCGACTTCCCGCTGGACCGCCCGGGCGGGACGGGGGCTTTCCGCGCGTTCCTCCTGGCCTCCGCGGATCTCGTCGCGCGGTATGGCGGCTCGGTGTCCGGCGAGCACGGCGACGGGCGGGCGCGCTCCGAGCTGCTGCCGCGGATGTACTCCCCGCAGGCCATCGACCTCTTCCGCGGCGTCAAGGCCGCGATGGACCCCACGGGACTGCTCAACCCGGGCGTGCTCGTCGACCCCGACCCGGTCGACGCGCACCTGCGAGTCCCTGCCGCCCAGGTGATCTCGACCCGGACCGAGCGACTCGCCTTCGGCTATGCCGCGGACGACGGGGACTTCACCCAGGCGGTCCACCGCTGCACCGGTGTGGGGCGGTGCCGGGCCGAGCACCCCGCCGGATCGGCGTCGGTGATGTGCCCGTCCTACCTCGCCACCCGGGAGGAGAAGGACTCCACCCGTGGGCGGGCGCGGGCGCTGCAGGAGATGCTGAGCCCCTTCTCCCAGATCCAGGACTGGCGCTCGCCCGCGCTGCACGAGGCGCTGGACCTGTGCCTGTCCTGCAAGGGCTGCGCGTCGGACTGCCCCACCGGCATCGACATGGCGACCTACAAGGCCGAGGTCCTGCACCAGACCTATCGTGGTCGCCTGCGGCCCCCCGCGCACTACGCCCTGGGGTGGCTGCCGGCCTGGAGCCGGATGGCGGCTCGCGCCCCGCGGCTGACCAACGCCCTGATGGCCGCGCCCGGGGTCGCCCGCGTCGGCACGAGGGCCGCGGGCGTGGACCCGCGCCGCTCCCTGCCGCGCTTCGCGACCCAGACCTTCCGGGCGTGGTTCGCCGAGCAGGAGCCACCCGCCGGTCCGGCGCCGCACGGGCAGGTCGTCGTCTTCGTGGACTCCTTCGTCGAGCACTTCGCGCCGCAGGTCGGGCAGGACGCGGTGGCGGTGCTGCGGGCGGCGGGATACGAGCCTGTGGTGACCGGCCGCCAGGTGTGCTGCGGGCTGACCTGGATCTCGACGGGTCAGCTCGACGCGGCGCGTCGCATCCTCGGCGGCTCGGTGGCCGAGCTGGAGCCGTGGGTGGCGCGCGGGGTGCCCGTGGTGGGCCTGGAGCCCTCGTGCACCGCCGCCCTGCGCCACGACGCCGTCGAGCTGCTCGGGACGGAGGCGGCCGCCCGCGTCGCCGGGGGAGTGCTCACCCTGGCCGAGCTGCTGCAGCGCACCGAGGGGTGGGCCGCGCCGGACCTGTCGGGCCTGGAGGTCGTCGCCCAGCCGCACTGCCACCACGCCTCGGTGCTCGGGTGGTCGCCGGACGCCGAGGTCCTGCGCAGCTCGGGGGCGCGGGTGACCCGGCTCGGAGGGTGCTGCGGGCTGGCGGGCAACTTCGGGGTCGAGCAGGGGCACTACGAGGTGTCCGTGGCGGTGGCCGAGCAGCAGCTGCTGCCCGCCCTACGGGCTGCCGCCCCGGGCGCGATCCTGCTCGCCGACGGGTTCTCCTGCCGCACCCAGGCCGCGGACCTCGCCGGGCGCGAGGGGGTGCACCTGGCGACCCTGCTCGCGGCGCACCTGCCCGACGCCTGA
- a CDS encoding amino acid permease codes for MSTDNSHGRGIWRRKRVDQLTEDTEAGGLRRSIGLWQLTAIGVGGIIGAGIFTLAGTVASGAEGGLGVGPAVLISFLIAGVASAAAALSYAEFAGLIPQAGSAYTYGYAVLGEVVGWAIGWDLLLEYTAIVAVVAIGISGYFSYLLAQLHLTLPAWMMGAPGTGPGHRVDLFAMLLCLFTAYLLTRGMKNAARFETVVVALKVAIVLLVVVVGAFQIRTANYTPFAPAGLGGAMTGAATVFFAVFGYDAMSTAAEESVDARRHLPRAIIYSLAISMVLYVLACLVLTGIQSYTEIDPTAGFSAAFAHAGMSGLGTVVAVGAVVGILSVLFTFMLGVTRVWFAMSRDGLLPAWFAKTDPVRHVPARVTWIVGVASALIAGLMPIAEAAELTNIGILLAFVVVCFAVVRLRRTRPDLPRTFRCPWVPVVPLVGMAFSLWLITYLQWQTWVRFGVWFLVGMAIYLAYGRTHSVLARDDG; via the coding sequence ATGAGCACGGACAACTCTCACGGACGGGGCATCTGGCGCCGCAAGCGGGTCGACCAGCTCACCGAGGACACCGAGGCCGGCGGCCTGCGCCGCTCGATCGGGCTCTGGCAGCTCACGGCCATCGGGGTCGGGGGCATCATCGGGGCCGGCATCTTCACCCTCGCCGGCACCGTCGCCAGCGGGGCCGAGGGCGGCCTCGGGGTCGGCCCCGCGGTGCTGATCTCCTTCCTGATCGCCGGGGTCGCCTCGGCCGCCGCCGCCCTGTCCTACGCCGAGTTTGCCGGCCTGATCCCCCAGGCCGGCTCCGCCTACACCTACGGTTATGCGGTGCTGGGGGAGGTCGTCGGGTGGGCGATCGGGTGGGACCTGCTGCTCGAGTACACCGCGATCGTGGCGGTGGTCGCCATCGGCATCTCGGGCTACTTCAGCTACCTGCTCGCCCAGCTCCACCTCACCCTGCCTGCCTGGATGATGGGCGCCCCCGGCACCGGACCCGGTCACCGGGTGGACCTGTTCGCGATGCTCCTGTGCCTGTTCACGGCATACTTGCTGACCCGCGGGATGAAGAACGCCGCCCGCTTCGAGACCGTCGTCGTCGCCCTCAAGGTCGCGATCGTGCTGCTCGTGGTGGTCGTGGGCGCGTTCCAGATCCGGACCGCCAACTACACGCCCTTCGCGCCCGCCGGTCTGGGCGGTGCGATGACCGGCGCCGCCACGGTCTTCTTCGCGGTCTTCGGCTACGACGCGATGTCTACGGCCGCGGAGGAGTCTGTCGACGCCCGGCGCCACCTGCCCCGGGCGATCATCTACTCGCTCGCCATCTCGATGGTGCTCTACGTCCTCGCCTGCCTGGTGCTCACCGGCATCCAGAGCTACACCGAGATCGATCCCACGGCGGGCTTCTCCGCGGCCTTCGCCCATGCCGGGATGAGCGGGCTCGGCACCGTCGTCGCGGTCGGCGCGGTCGTCGGCATCCTCAGCGTGCTGTTCACCTTCATGCTCGGCGTCACCCGGGTGTGGTTTGCCATGAGCCGTGACGGGCTCCTGCCGGCGTGGTTCGCCAAGACCGACCCGGTGCGTCACGTCCCCGCCCGCGTCACCTGGATCGTCGGCGTCGCCTCCGCGCTCATCGCGGGGCTCATGCCGATCGCCGAGGCGGCCGAGCTCACCAACATCGGCATCCTGCTGGCCTTCGTGGTGGTCTGCTTCGCCGTCGTCCGGCTGCGGCGCACCCGGCCCGACCTGCCTCGCACCTTCCGCTGCCCGTGGGTGCCCGTGGTGCCGCTCGTGGGGATGGCCTTCAGCCTGTGGCTGATCACCTACCTGCAGTGGCAGACCTGGGTGCGGTTCGGCGTGTGGTTCCTGGTCGGCATGGCGATCTACCTCGCCTACGGCCGCACCCACTCGGTGCTGGCCCGTGACGACGGCTGA
- a CDS encoding MFS transporter, whose protein sequence is MTQTTRSQTPSPSAAPPSPPAAAHRATPAPTTLESGMTHKEVLEALSGLMLGMFVAILSSTVVSNALPTIVTELHGSQSGYTWVVTATLLATTISTPIWGKLSDLVSKKLLVQLALVLFAAASMAAGLSQNMGTLITMRVFQGLGAGGLTALSQVILAMIVSPRERGRYSGYLGATFALGTVAGPLIGGAITEHLSWRWCFYVGVPFAVLAILVLQKTLHLPTVRRRVHIDYLGAILLAGGVSSLLVWVTLAGDSFDWWSWQTGAMVGGGMVLLALTVMAEQVAPEPMIPLRLFRKPTIVLSSLASLFVGIGMFAGTVFLGQYFQLARAQSPMEAGIATMPMILGLFLSSMISGQVITRTGRWKAWLCAGGLLMTSGLGLLGLLAYDTTYWIVAVWMFLLGTGLGMMMQNLVLAVQNEVPPSDLGAASSFVAFARSMGGAIGVSALGALLGTRLKDHLVEGFAAARINPGSALGGGLPHVSALPVPVRSIVQVAYGQGLSEVFLAAAPFALVAFLITLFIRETELRRTPLPEAGQQAAEESGVEQVWNAPADHDHEERLTRAEWREREGMAGSWTAGATRTLVEVSSADDTEEAPSPDSTLAAAGEDAVAVVGHALVGVVRRTGGLPVPGAWVTVTDASGGQVGRTRTDDDGSFHLALGSGGAYLVITSADGIAPTASLREVGSRPVQHDVTLRGTARLAGRVLQRGTEGDHTWAVPDAQVILTDATGEVVDRQVAGAQGEYAFGELDGGSYVLTVRAGAHRPAAHAITVGSSQGAVHDVVLAPRGTLEGRVVDAADERPVDRAVVTLTDGSGAVAARTETAPDGGYRLADVPAGRYLLTASGYAPVSCEVTSSTAAPPSTRSSWARSLGPERVPEVPARPRRAGGDLRLSPRSGAAACRSSPPRTAAPDMRLAFGDLLQVRASSGVVGPIVSVSPPPGRPRPDRPRGAPVLGSIATGFEIAGSAVLVAGLVLATLIAVRVLLVARDGRQAYRLFREAFGGGILVAADLVRTVAVEPTLRSVATLGLIVLIRTFLSFSLEIEIDGVPPWRRALVSGAEVAGRAVREGAAVRAPQP, encoded by the coding sequence GTGACCCAGACCACCCGGTCCCAGACCCCCTCCCCGTCGGCGGCCCCGCCGTCGCCGCCCGCCGCCGCGCACCGGGCGACCCCCGCGCCGACCACCCTCGAGTCGGGCATGACCCACAAGGAGGTCCTGGAGGCGCTGAGCGGCCTGATGCTCGGCATGTTCGTCGCGATCCTGTCCTCCACGGTCGTCTCCAACGCGCTGCCCACCATCGTCACCGAGCTCCACGGCTCCCAGTCGGGCTACACCTGGGTCGTCACCGCCACCCTGCTCGCCACCACCATCTCCACCCCGATCTGGGGCAAGCTGTCCGACCTGGTCAGCAAGAAGCTGCTGGTGCAGCTCGCGCTCGTGCTGTTCGCGGCGGCCTCGATGGCCGCCGGCCTCTCGCAGAACATGGGCACCCTGATCACGATGCGCGTCTTCCAGGGCCTGGGGGCAGGCGGCCTCACCGCGCTCAGCCAGGTCATCCTCGCCATGATCGTGTCGCCGCGCGAGCGCGGCCGCTACTCCGGCTACCTCGGCGCGACCTTCGCCCTCGGCACTGTGGCCGGTCCCCTGATCGGCGGCGCGATCACCGAGCACCTGTCCTGGCGCTGGTGCTTCTACGTCGGGGTTCCCTTCGCCGTCCTCGCGATCCTCGTGCTGCAGAAGACGCTGCACCTACCCACCGTGCGGCGCCGGGTGCACATCGACTACCTGGGGGCGATCCTGCTCGCCGGGGGAGTCTCGTCGCTGCTCGTCTGGGTCACCCTCGCCGGCGACAGCTTCGACTGGTGGTCCTGGCAGACGGGCGCTATGGTCGGCGGCGGCATGGTGCTCCTCGCGCTGACCGTCATGGCCGAGCAGGTCGCTCCCGAGCCGATGATCCCGCTGCGGCTCTTCCGCAAGCCGACGATCGTCCTGTCGTCCCTCGCCAGCCTGTTCGTCGGCATCGGCATGTTTGCCGGCACGGTCTTCCTCGGGCAGTACTTCCAGCTCGCCCGGGCGCAGTCGCCCATGGAGGCCGGCATCGCGACGATGCCCATGATCCTCGGGCTGTTCCTGTCGTCCATGATCTCCGGCCAGGTCATCACCCGGACCGGGCGGTGGAAGGCCTGGCTGTGCGCGGGCGGCCTGCTGATGACCTCGGGCCTGGGGCTGCTCGGCCTGCTGGCCTACGACACGACCTACTGGATCGTCGCGGTGTGGATGTTCCTGCTCGGCACCGGTCTCGGCATGATGATGCAGAACCTCGTCCTGGCCGTGCAGAACGAGGTGCCCCCGAGCGACCTGGGGGCCGCCTCCTCCTTCGTGGCCTTCGCCCGGTCCATGGGCGGCGCCATCGGCGTCTCCGCGCTGGGCGCGTTGCTCGGCACCCGGCTCAAGGACCACCTCGTCGAGGGCTTCGCCGCGGCGCGGATCAACCCGGGCTCGGCGCTCGGCGGCGGCCTGCCGCACGTCTCGGCGCTACCCGTCCCCGTCCGGTCGATCGTGCAGGTGGCCTACGGCCAGGGGCTGTCCGAGGTCTTCCTCGCCGCGGCGCCGTTCGCGCTCGTCGCCTTCCTGATCACCCTGTTCATCCGCGAGACCGAGCTGCGGCGCACCCCGCTTCCCGAGGCAGGTCAGCAGGCGGCGGAGGAGTCCGGGGTGGAGCAGGTGTGGAACGCGCCGGCCGACCACGACCACGAGGAGCGGCTGACCCGCGCCGAGTGGCGCGAGCGCGAAGGCATGGCCGGGTCCTGGACCGCGGGTGCCACGCGGACCCTCGTCGAGGTGTCGTCCGCGGACGACACCGAGGAGGCGCCGTCCCCGGACTCGACCCTGGCGGCAGCCGGCGAGGACGCCGTCGCCGTGGTCGGACACGCACTGGTGGGTGTCGTGCGTCGGACGGGCGGACTCCCCGTCCCCGGCGCCTGGGTGACGGTCACGGACGCCTCCGGCGGCCAGGTCGGGCGCACCCGCACGGACGACGACGGTTCCTTCCACCTGGCGCTCGGGTCCGGTGGTGCCTACCTGGTGATCACGTCCGCCGACGGCATCGCGCCGACCGCCTCGCTGCGCGAGGTCGGGTCCCGTCCGGTGCAGCACGACGTGACGCTGCGGGGGACGGCCCGCCTGGCCGGTCGCGTCCTGCAGCGGGGCACCGAGGGCGACCACACCTGGGCGGTCCCCGACGCGCAGGTCATCCTCACCGACGCCACCGGCGAGGTCGTCGACCGCCAGGTCGCAGGGGCCCAGGGGGAGTACGCCTTCGGCGAGCTCGACGGCGGGTCCTACGTCCTGACCGTCCGCGCCGGGGCGCACCGGCCGGCCGCGCACGCGATCACGGTCGGCAGCTCGCAGGGCGCGGTCCACGACGTGGTCCTGGCGCCGCGGGGAACCCTCGAGGGCCGCGTGGTCGACGCCGCCGACGAGCGCCCCGTCGACCGGGCCGTCGTCACGCTCACCGACGGGTCCGGTGCGGTCGCCGCCCGCACCGAGACGGCGCCGGACGGGGGCTACCGGCTGGCCGACGTCCCGGCCGGTCGTTATCTGCTGACCGCGTCGGGCTACGCCCCGGTCAGCTGCGAGGTGACGTCGTCGACGGCGGCTCCGCCGAGCACACGATCCAGCTGGGCCAGGTCTCTCGGGCCTGAGCGTGTCCCGGAGGTCCCCGCCCGTCCGCGCCGGGCGGGTGGGGACCTCCGCCTGTCCCCGCGGTCCGGCGCGGCGGCATGCCGCAGCAGCCCCCCACGCACCGCGGCCCCGGACATGCGCCTCGCCTTCGGGGACCTTCTGCAGGTCAGGGCCTCATCGGGCGTCGTGGGGCCTATCGTGTCGGTGTCACCGCCACCCGGGAGGCCGCGCCCGGACCGTCCCCGAGGAGCACCCGTGCTGGGGTCCATCGCCACCGGATTCGAGATCGCCGGATCGGCTGTCCTGGTCGCGGGTCTGGTCCTCGCCACCCTCATCGCCGTCCGCGTCCTGCTCGTCGCCCGGGACGGTCGCCAGGCCTACCGGTTGTTCCGCGAGGCCTTCGGCGGGGGGATCCTCGTGGCCGCCGACCTGGTCCGCACGGTCGCCGTGGAGCCGACGCTGCGGTCCGTGGCCACCCTGGGGCTGATCGTGCTGATCCGCACCTTCCTGTCGTTCTCCCTGGAGATCGAGATCGACGGCGTCCCGCCGTGGAGGCGCGCGCTCGTCAGCGGCGCGGAGGTCGCCGGACGGGCCGTGCGCGAGGGTGCGGCCGTCCGTGCGCCCCAGCCCTGA
- a CDS encoding TetR/AcrR family transcriptional regulator, producing the protein MNNRTPTGRNPSTSRARGRPVRLGWWGRPAGTTPPAPTREGDIIEDHPLRADAERRRRAILDAAYEAFTEQGLDVPMDQIARAAGVGVGTLYRRFPDRTSLVVAVTEHHLGAVVATARTAVAQAPSAWEALVALLGGPAQILTMRRQLALHPVLAEAVRADDRIRALQTDLVVLLGRVVAAAQTEGTLRPDVDIADVSLLIGSVRRGVLPPGPDADRARERLQGMVLDALATGPRTPLPGAPLGAEVLGIVPGD; encoded by the coding sequence GTGAACAACCGTACACCCACCGGAAGAAATCCTTCCACTTCACGGGCGAGGGGTCGCCCCGTCCGCCTAGGCTGGTGGGGTCGTCCCGCCGGGACGACCCCACCAGCACCGACCAGGGAGGGCGACATCATCGAGGACCACCCGCTGCGCGCGGACGCCGAGCGGCGCCGCCGCGCCATCCTCGACGCGGCCTACGAGGCCTTCACCGAGCAGGGGCTGGACGTCCCGATGGACCAGATCGCCCGAGCCGCCGGCGTGGGGGTCGGCACGCTCTACCGACGCTTCCCCGACCGCACGTCCCTGGTCGTCGCCGTGACGGAGCACCACCTCGGTGCCGTCGTCGCGACCGCCCGGACCGCGGTCGCCCAGGCGCCGTCTGCCTGGGAGGCCCTGGTGGCGCTCCTGGGCGGGCCCGCCCAGATCCTCACGATGCGACGGCAGCTCGCGCTGCACCCCGTCCTCGCCGAGGCGGTGCGTGCGGACGACCGGATCCGCGCGCTTCAAACCGACCTCGTCGTCCTCCTGGGCCGGGTCGTCGCAGCCGCCCAGACCGAGGGGACGCTGCGGCCCGACGTCGACATCGCGGACGTGTCCCTGCTGATCGGCTCGGTCCGCCGCGGGGTCCTGCCTCCGGGACCGGACGCGGATCGGGCGCGCGAGCGACTCCAGGGGATGGTGCTCGACGCGCTCGCCACCGGACCCCGGACGCCGCTGCCCGGGGCGCCCCTGGGGGCCGAGGTGCTCGGGATCGTGCCGGGCGACTGA